The Paenibacillus dendritiformis region CGACGGTTTGGATGCCGGCAAATAATACGCCTTCAGATGAATGCCGTCATCCGAATCCATCTCCCAGCGCTCAAAGCTTTGGTTGTTCCACCAATCCTTGTCCGCCCGCGTGGTTTCCTTCGATTCCTCTACCTCCGGACTGGTTTTCAGGTCGGGATTATCGCTCAAAAAGTCCTTCGGTGCGCGCGCAATCGCCACGTGATAAAAGTAAAAGCTCCCAGCGGTAAGGATTACAATGACAAGTACAATCAAGGAAATAAAGCCTGTTACCATTTTTTTCTTCAATCCAGTTCTCTCCTAATAAACTCCTATCTATTTATTTTAATATAGCATAATGATCTTTATCGTTTCCATGCTGCGAGACTTGCTCGTTAGCCTGAGAGACCTTTTCTTTCGCTAACCAGCGCCGATACGTTAAATAAAAAGTTCAGTATAAATTTCTATTGACATTATTTTCTGGCTAGAGTAGTATATCTGGAAATTACATGTTTCGTTAACATTCTGTGAAGAGAAAGAGTGTGTTATAAGTCTTGTTCCCCAGAGAGCTGGTCATTTGCTGAAAGCCATGTCCAGGGTAAAACTGAAAATCATCTTATATCTCGTCTCTTAATGAGACGAGATTTTGTTTTTTATCTATCAAAAATAATAAAAAATAAGGTAAAGCAGGTGAAGGTGTATGAGGAAACTATTATTGAGGGAGCGGCGGGGCGACTGGCCGAAGAGGGAGGGCAGCGAATCCTGCACAGATGCAGGAATTTTCACTAGTTCAGCTGCTATCTGATGCCAATCCTGCAAAAGTGCATCATTTTCGCCGATTTTTGCTTTCTATCCTCTGACATGGCTTCAATTCCTGCAGTTTTGCAGGAATTCCAGTGATGGAGGGATCGCCCCAAGGGAATGCTGTAGTTTTGCAGTTTTTTCGGCAAGCCGCGCTGTAAGAAGCAGGGGGGCTATCTGACTGCAGAAAAAAACGACTTTTGGGACTGCCCCTAGCAAAGGCGGTTCATTCAACTTCACTTCGCATTTACTGCTTCAAACCCGTAATCGCGCTCGACCTTGCACACTCTCGTTTTATAGGTGCGATACCATTCTGCCATTCCTTTACGCTGCGCAACGAGGTGTCTCTCGTTTTGCTTCCATTTTTGTATCGCTTCGAGAGAATCCCAATAAGACACCGTGATGCCTACACCTTCCCGGGCACTTTCCACTCCCAGGAATCCGGGTTGGAGCGATGCAAGCTTTACCATTTCCTCGGCCATTTCAGCATAACCATAATCGCCATCTGTTCGTTCGGAAGTAAAAATGACTGCATAGTAAGGTGGCTGTGGGGTTTGGGCAATCCCGCTCATAAATATCCCTCCCTTGAAAAAACAGTTACAAACTCATTCTAAGTCGTTCCTTAATCCCGAAATTTTCCATCTTTCATCGACCAGGCGTGCGGACATAATGCTATATTATATAGAGAAAAATGAATAATACAACAGCAAGCATTTCCTGATCATTAGGGATGGAAAACGAGGAGGACGACAGATGTTAACCTTGAGTGAAGTGCCCATTGTAAAGGCAGAAATGCTGATTCGCAAGCCAGTCGAAGAGGTGTTTGAAGCTTTTGTCGATCCTGCGATTACGACCCAATTTTGGTTCTCCAAGAGCAGCGGAAGATTGGAAGCGGGCAAGCGGGTTCGGTGGGAGTGGGAGATGTATGGGGTCTCGGATGATATTCGGGTAAAAGCGATCGAAACCAACAAGCGGATTCAGATCGAATGGTCGGACGGGACCGAGGTCGAATGGACATTTGAACCCCGCACCGATAACCATACGTTCGTGGCGACGCTGAACTCTGGGTTCACGGGAAGCGGGGACAACATCGTCAACCAAGCCATTGACTCCATGGGAGGCTATACGATGGTGCTCTGCGGGCTGAAAGCGCTCCTTGAGCATAACATCGTCTTGAATCTTGTCGCGGACAAGGCTCCCGACGCTCACGTCAACCGATAAAAATTGCCTTCATTGCTTATGCAAAGAAGGCGTGCTGGCCGCAGTATGAATGGCGGAAAAGAAAAGGCAGTTGAAGGTATCGTTAGGACCCGCTGCCTCTAGTGAACCTTTTTATACGCGGGTACTTCATTTCCTTTTGTTTCGCTTGGGCGGAAGCCGATTCTTTCTTGAAGGCCAATATGAAGATCATGCCCAGAATACAGGCGGCGCCGACCCATTGCAACAATCCGAACGGTTCATTCAGCCATAAGACGGTTGCGAATACAGCCGCCAATGGCTCTAAGCTGCCGAGAAGGCTTGTTTCCTTCGGGAGCAGACTTTGCAAGCTTTCGATATAGAACCAGAACGCAAGCATCGTACCGCATATAATAACAAAAAGAAGATATCCATACGCTTCGGCTGTTAAGCTGTGGAAGTCCATGCGCCATGGCGGATGGATGAAGCTTAAGGCCACACCGCCCAGGATCATCGCCCAGCCGACAATGACAAGGGAATCATATTGCGCGAGTAAAGGAACCGCATATAAAGTATAAAAAGCCAGCGCGATTCCAGATAGCACACCCCATACGACGGCAGGTGCCGGCACCGACAGCTGAGAGAGTGAACCATTCGTCAACAAAAAGAAGCAGCCTGCCAAAGCGAGAGTAACGGTAAACACATCCTGCCGCGTCAGCACGGATTGTCTGCGAATCAGGGAGTACAGAATGATCATGACCGGCGCTAAATATTGCAACAGCGTGGCAACGGCGGCATTCCCATGTTGAATGGAGGCCATATAGGTGTATTGAACCGCGAGCATGCCGAATAATCCGAAGATAATGAGCTGACAAGCTGTCTTTCTGTTTTTCCATACCCCTAGAATCTGTGAACGGTCTTTCCGGAAGAATTGAACAGTTAACAGCAGAACGCCAGCAATAAGCAAGCGTGTCGTGACAAGCCAATTGACCTCAATGGCGAATTGTTGAAATAGCTTTTGGGCGACCGTGCCCCCAATGCCCCATAGAATTGCCCCGGTGATAACTAGAAAAAAACCCATTCTTCTCGTATTTGTCTTCATCGTTGAACCCTCACCCTTAAATCCAATAATAGTGATATAATAAGGAAAAAATCCGGAAATTAATACTTCAATCGAATGAAAAAATATCAATATATTGAGGCGAGCCAGTGCAAATCAAAAATTTCAAGATTGACCATAACTTGAAAGAGCTGACCGAGCATCGCACCGTCGAATTGCCGATTGCCTGTTATGAAACAACGATTAGGCAAAATATCAATGGCTATATTCCGCTTCATTGGCATGATGAACTTCAATTTGTGCTGATCCGCAAAGGGGAAGCCGTCTTTCAAATCAATGAAGAAAAACTAACAGTTCAAGAAGGAGAGGGGCTATTCATCAACAGCGGCTGTCTTCATATGGCCGAAGATAAAAATCACTCGGGCTGCGTGTATATTTGTCTAAATGTGTCTCCGCAATTCGTCTTGCCTCAAGAGCTCTATACAAGCTATGTCTATCCCTACATTCAGGCGACGAATTTGCCATACTTATACTTGAATAGACATGAGCCGTGGGGGAACAACATTTTAGATGCCATCAGCAACATTCATCAATGGATTAAACAGAAAACACCTTACTATGAAATCGACATCAACCTGCAGCTCACGTTCACTTGGAAGAACCTAATCGAGAATGGATTTCCGCTCGAATATGATCAGACGGCCATGGTCAAGAGTGAGCGAATGAAGGAAATGCTACAATGGATACATCTCCATTACGCGGAGAACATCAGGCTGGACGACATTGCCAGAGCGGGTCAATTAAGCCGTTCCGAATGCTGCCGGTATTTTAAGCGAATGCTGAAAACAACACCGCTTAGCTATGTAATAGACTATAGAATTCAAAAAAGCTTGGTTTTATTGCAGCAAGCCGACGCCAGTGTGACTGAAGTTTCCTATCAAGTCGGATTCAACAGCACGAGTTATTTCATCGATAAATTCCGGCAGACGATGAATATGACCCCGTTAGCCTACAAAAAATCGAGCTTGAATAAAGAACAACCAGAATCGTGAGGCATAATTAATGAACAGGAGTAAACGCTAAATCCATGAAGACACAGGAAAAGGGAGATACGATGACGGAGAATAGAGCAATCCCGGAAGGATGGAATTTCGATAACAGTTATGCCCGGCTGCCGCAGTTATTTTTTACGAGGCAAAGCCCCTCCCCGGTTCGGGCGCCGAAGCTGAGTATATTTAATGAAAAATTGGCGGCATCCCTTGGACTGAATGTTCAGGCGCTGAACAGCGATGACGGGGCGGCGGTGTTCGCCGGCAACCGGATTCCCGAGGGTGCCGCGCCGCTTGCCCAGGCTTATGCGGGGCATCAGTTCGGGCATTTTACAATGCTGGGGGACGGACGGGCGCTGCTGCTTGGCGAGCAGATCACGCCCACGGATGAGCGGATGGACATTCAATTGAAGGGCTCGGGCAGGACGCCCTACTCCCGCGGGGGAGACGGCCGCGCAGCGCTGGGGCCGATGCTGCGCGAATATATCATTAGCGAAGCCATGCATGGACTTGGCATCCCCACCACCCGCAGCCTGGCGGTCGTGACGACCGGCGAGCCTGTGCACCGCGAGACCGAGCTGCCTGGCGCGGTGTTGACCCGCGTGGCGGCCAGTCATCTGCGCGTCGGCACGTTTGAGTACGCTTCGCAATGGGGCAAGGTGGAAGATCTGAGAGCTCTGGCCGATTATGCCTGGCAGAGACATTTTTCGGAAGCTGACGCGGGCGAGAACCGGTATCTATCCCTGCTGCGGGAAGTGGTCAGGCGCCAGGCCGAGCTGATTGCCCAATGGATGCACGCAGGCTTCATTCATGGGGTGATGAACACCGATAATATGACGATTAGCGGCGAGACCATTGATTACGGGCCATGCGCCTTCATGGATGCCTATGATCCGGCGACGGTATTCAGTTCCATTGACGTTCAGGGCCGCTATGCTTATGGCAATCAGCCGTATATGGCCGCATGGAATCTCGCGAGACTGGCCGAGGCGTTGCTTCCGCTGCTCCATGACAATCAGGAGCAGGCTATCGAGCTGGCCGAGAAGGAGATTGCGGCGTTCACTAAGCTATATCAACGCCATTGGCTGGCAGGAATGCGGGCGAAGCTCGGGCTCTTCAATGAAGAGGAGGAAGATGAGTCCCTGATCGAAGAGCTTCTTGAGCTGATGGAGAAGCATTCGGCCGATTATACGAATACGTTCCGAACCTTAACTCTGGGTGACTCGGAGGAGTCGGGGCTGTTCGGAACGGACGAATATGCGCAGTGGCATGAACGGTGGCAGGCGAGACGGGGCAGGCAGGAGGAGCCGGAAGCCTCATCGCATCAATTGATGCGGGACAGCAATCCGGCGGTCATCCCGCGCAACCACCGGGTGGAAAAAGCGCTCGAAGCGGCAGTGGAGCAGGGAGACTACAGCGTGATGGAGCGGCTGCTGGCTGTGCTCGCGAACCCTTACGCATACTCCCCGGAACAGGCTGAATACGCCGCCTTGCCTGAGCCATCTGCGTGTCCGTACCGAACCTTTTGCGGAACCTGAACCGTATCATATGGGCCGATCGGGGAGGCGGAAGCGGAACGAACGTTCTTGCAGCGCCTTCCCGATTTTTGCAGAAGAATAGAAAGAACAGGTTAGGGATAATCCTGCGATTCAGGGCCGCTGCTTGATTAGCGGCGAGAACGGCAGAGACAGACGAAGCCGAACCCGCTGACAGCCTGAGGGCGGCCGCATGCAGAGCATGATACTGAGCAGCGGCCCCCTTGGGCTGCATTCCCTTTGCTACACTCTAGCTTTGGATCCAGGAGCAGATAACATCCAGGCTCGCAGCCCTTGATACCAATCTTCCGCAGAAGTGTCGCCCTGTGCCATCACCCACGCGATGTGTCCGTCCGGGCGAACGAGCAGCGCCTCGATGCCCTCCATTCCAGCATCCTCGATTTTGGCGGTGATGACGTGGATATGAGAATCGGCGCATGATTCCAGCAGATCCTCCGGAAGCGAACCGGCTCCTGGATGATGAATAAGCACGAATTGCCCGCCATGCATCAGTTGATAGAGCGTCAGAGGAGCGCCATCTGGCAGGACGAGCCTCAGATTCGGGCAGCGCCGGCCTATCCACGGATTCGTGCCTGTGCCCGGAAGAGGCTGATAAGCGATGCCGGTCGCTCCGACCTGCTCCGCTATCGACCGATTGGCGTCAGGGAAGGAGAGGAGGCGCGATACCAATTGTCTGAGGGCGGTTCCCGTCTCCGAGAAGTCGGTCATCAGTTGACCCTGGGCTCTCGTATCGGCGAGAAGTTGCCGTCCTGCTTCATGTCTCTCGGCATGGTAGCTGTCCAGCAGCCAGTCGGCCTTCGCATCATCGCGGAGGGCGGCCGCCAGCTTCCAGCCCAGATTGAATGCGTCTTGAAGTCCGACATTCAAGCCTTGCCCTCCAGCCGGGAAATGGATATGGGCCGAATCGCCAGCGAGAAATACCCGGCCAGCCCTGTATATTTCCGCTTGCCGATTGGCATCGCCGTATCGGGACAGCCAGACGGTGGAACGAATGCGGAGCGTCTTGCCGGTAATCCGTTCGATCCCGCCCTGCAGCTCTTCAAGCGTGACCGGCACGTCTGCAGGCAGATGCTGATGGAGCGGGTCGATCATCGCGAACCGGTAGGTCTCCTTGCCAAGCGGAACCATGAGTAATAATCCATGCTTGTTGGTCATGGATAGAAATGGGTGCTCTGGCGGTTCCTCCGGCACGATGTCGCCTAAAATGCCCGTCGAAGCCGTGTCGGTCCCCGGGAAGGGAATGCCCGACTGCCGACGAACGAAGCTTCGCGCTCCGTCTGCTCCGATCACATACCGTGCCTCCAGCAACATGGCTCCATCCCGACTATGCGAGTGAACGTGAACCGCTTGAGCATCCTGTGTTAATCCGGTAACTTCATGCCCCCGCCATATGGCTGCCCCAAGCTCCCTCGCACGCTGCTCCAAAAGCTCCTCCGTAACAAATTGGGGAATCAATAGCGTTAAGGGATAATCCGTCTCCAGAGCATCGAACCGCAATCGGGTCTCCAGATTGGCATAATGGCCCGTCGGCAGCGTTTGTCCCCGGGCAAGGAAGCGATCCGCGATTCCTCGCATCGCCATCAGCTCCAGGGAGCGAGGATGAAGGGTAAGCGCCCGTGAATTCCGCACCCGTTCCGTGCGACGTTCGAGCACAAGTGCGTCAACGCCGGCGAGCGCCAGCTCACACGCCGCCATCAGTCCTGCCGGACCGCCTCCGACAATGATAACATCAGCCTTTTTCATACCAGTCACGCTCCTTTTAGGAAGATATAAAAGTCAAATAATATTGTTTCAAATGAAACAATATTATTGTTGCATGGAGTGCCCAAAATGTCAAATGAAGGAAAAGGTCGAACTCATGATATGTGAGTTATTCCTATTCTGCTTAGGAAAAGTAGACCCGCATGATGTGCAATTATTGTTGTATGGGAAACAATGATTGTGCGCCCGCAGAATTGTGGATGCACTAGACAATAATGAAATAGTGTTATAGTATTAAGACTATTTAACTCTTAATGAAGAATTTGGGGAATCCAGATTTAGTAATGGAAACGTAAGGGGAGGTGTTAAAACTTCATTCTACAGGAGAACAAAATGGGGATGTAAAGTTTACGGGGTATGCACTATATCTTTTTTTGATGGGGTGAACATAATGATTTATCGTAAAGCAGAAAAAACAATAGAAACAAATAGATTGCTTCTACGTCTATTTAAAGAATCGGATGCACAAAATGTTACCGAATTATGTAATAATTATAATATATACAAAAGCACATTGACTTTACCATTTCCCTATCCTTTAGAATGTGCTCTTTCATGGATTGCAAATCATGAACAAAACTTTGAATTAGACCGAATGTATGAATTCGCTGTAACCGACAAAAATACCGGACAGTTATACGGCGCTATTGGTATTTCCAATCATAAACCATACAAAAATGGTGAAATTGCTTACTGGATAGGAGAGCAATATTGGGGAAAGGGATATGGGACCGAAGCAGCCAAAGCAGTTATCGAATTTGTTTTTACAGAGAAGAATTACCATCGTGTGTATGCACGTTATCTTAAATCGAATCCGGCATCCGGAAAGATAATGGAAAAATGCGGAATGACTTACGAAGGTACTCTAAAAGATCATGTTTATAAAAACGATACTTTCGAAGATCTAGTTTATTATGGAATTGTTAATCCGATGAAATAAGGAGAATTTATCAGACCAAACCGCACATAACGAATGGGGTTCAACGCATAGAATGCAAGATAGGGTAATGGAACAACGGCTGATCAACAGCCGTTTTTTTCGTGACTTGACGCTCACATAGCGAGCCGCCTAATCCGTGCCCGATTCCCGATTGACCTGTGCGGTACTTGGACAATCAATACGATGATCATCCAATGATGCGGCGATGCCCGTCAAGTCCGCGTAACGGGAGCGAGCCGCAGGAAAGAGGTTCCGGTTCATGAGTATCCTGTTCGAGGTATTGAGAGAACGGCAAGACCAATTATTCAGCGCCCTGCTCGCGCATGTTCAAATTTCGTTCGTCACCTTGTTTCTTGCCTTGATGATCGCGGTTCCGCTCGGGATCCATATTACGCGCCATCCGAACATGGCGGAAGGGCTCATTGGCCTCTCCGCGGTGCTGCAGACGATACCGTCGCTGGCCCTCCTTGGCTTGCTCATTCCGCTCCTCGGCATCGGGACGCTCCCTGCGGTAACGGCATTGGTGGCCTATGCGCTGCTT contains the following coding sequences:
- a CDS encoding FAD-dependent monooxygenase is translated as MKKADVIIVGGGPAGLMAACELALAGVDALVLERRTERVRNSRALTLHPRSLELMAMRGIADRFLARGQTLPTGHYANLETRLRFDALETDYPLTLLIPQFVTEELLEQRARELGAAIWRGHEVTGLTQDAQAVHVHSHSRDGAMLLEARYVIGADGARSFVRRQSGIPFPGTDTASTGILGDIVPEEPPEHPFLSMTNKHGLLLMVPLGKETYRFAMIDPLHQHLPADVPVTLEELQGGIERITGKTLRIRSTVWLSRYGDANRQAEIYRAGRVFLAGDSAHIHFPAGGQGLNVGLQDAFNLGWKLAAALRDDAKADWLLDSYHAERHEAGRQLLADTRAQGQLMTDFSETGTALRQLVSRLLSFPDANRSIAEQVGATGIAYQPLPGTGTNPWIGRRCPNLRLVLPDGAPLTLYQLMHGGQFVLIHHPGAGSLPEDLLESCADSHIHVITAKIEDAGMEGIEALLVRPDGHIAWVMAQGDTSAEDWYQGLRAWMLSAPGSKARV
- a CDS encoding DMT family transporter, with product MKTNTRRMGFFLVITGAILWGIGGTVAQKLFQQFAIEVNWLVTTRLLIAGVLLLTVQFFRKDRSQILGVWKNRKTACQLIIFGLFGMLAVQYTYMASIQHGNAAVATLLQYLAPVMIILYSLIRRQSVLTRQDVFTVTLALAGCFFLLTNGSLSQLSVPAPAVVWGVLSGIALAFYTLYAVPLLAQYDSLVIVGWAMILGGVALSFIHPPWRMDFHSLTAEAYGYLLFVIICGTMLAFWFYIESLQSLLPKETSLLGSLEPLAAVFATVLWLNEPFGLLQWVGAACILGMIFILAFKKESASAQAKQKEMKYPRIKRFTRGSGS
- a CDS encoding GNAT family N-acetyltransferase encodes the protein MIYRKAEKTIETNRLLLRLFKESDAQNVTELCNNYNIYKSTLTLPFPYPLECALSWIANHEQNFELDRMYEFAVTDKNTGQLYGAIGISNHKPYKNGEIAYWIGEQYWGKGYGTEAAKAVIEFVFTEKNYHRVYARYLKSNPASGKIMEKCGMTYEGTLKDHVYKNDTFEDLVYYGIVNPMK
- a CDS encoding AraC family transcriptional regulator; the encoded protein is MQIKNFKIDHNLKELTEHRTVELPIACYETTIRQNINGYIPLHWHDELQFVLIRKGEAVFQINEEKLTVQEGEGLFINSGCLHMAEDKNHSGCVYICLNVSPQFVLPQELYTSYVYPYIQATNLPYLYLNRHEPWGNNILDAISNIHQWIKQKTPYYEIDINLQLTFTWKNLIENGFPLEYDQTAMVKSERMKEMLQWIHLHYAENIRLDDIARAGQLSRSECCRYFKRMLKTTPLSYVIDYRIQKSLVLLQQADASVTEVSYQVGFNSTSYFIDKFRQTMNMTPLAYKKSSLNKEQPES
- a CDS encoding SRPBCC family protein: MLTLSEVPIVKAEMLIRKPVEEVFEAFVDPAITTQFWFSKSSGRLEAGKRVRWEWEMYGVSDDIRVKAIETNKRIQIEWSDGTEVEWTFEPRTDNHTFVATLNSGFTGSGDNIVNQAIDSMGGYTMVLCGLKALLEHNIVLNLVADKAPDAHVNR
- a CDS encoding antibiotic biosynthesis monooxygenase family protein produces the protein MSGIAQTPQPPYYAVIFTSERTDGDYGYAEMAEEMVKLASLQPGFLGVESAREGVGITVSYWDSLEAIQKWKQNERHLVAQRKGMAEWYRTYKTRVCKVERDYGFEAVNAK
- a CDS encoding protein adenylyltransferase SelO, whose protein sequence is MTENRAIPEGWNFDNSYARLPQLFFTRQSPSPVRAPKLSIFNEKLAASLGLNVQALNSDDGAAVFAGNRIPEGAAPLAQAYAGHQFGHFTMLGDGRALLLGEQITPTDERMDIQLKGSGRTPYSRGGDGRAALGPMLREYIISEAMHGLGIPTTRSLAVVTTGEPVHRETELPGAVLTRVAASHLRVGTFEYASQWGKVEDLRALADYAWQRHFSEADAGENRYLSLLREVVRRQAELIAQWMHAGFIHGVMNTDNMTISGETIDYGPCAFMDAYDPATVFSSIDVQGRYAYGNQPYMAAWNLARLAEALLPLLHDNQEQAIELAEKEIAAFTKLYQRHWLAGMRAKLGLFNEEEEDESLIEELLELMEKHSADYTNTFRTLTLGDSEESGLFGTDEYAQWHERWQARRGRQEEPEASSHQLMRDSNPAVIPRNHRVEKALEAAVEQGDYSVMERLLAVLANPYAYSPEQAEYAALPEPSACPYRTFCGT